The sequence below is a genomic window from Gammaproteobacteria bacterium.
GCGAATGGCGCGCTTCGGCGCAGGTGGCGGCGGTCTCGTGCGTCTGCTACCACTCGTATTTCGGGTTCTGGGCTTCAAGGGAACGCTGATTGCACTCGCAGTACTGGTTGGATACGCTTATTTCACCGGTAACCTGCAGCAATTCCTGGGTGGTGGCGGATTTGAAGGCAGTCAAACCGGTGCTCCCGATCAACCGGTAACACAAAGCGCCACAGAGAAAGAGCTGGTCGAGTTTGTATCAACCGTACTTGCCGATACCGAGGACAGCTGGAATGGATTGTTCAAACAGGCCGGGGGGAATTACCAGGAACCCAAGCTGGTCCTGTTTCGCGACGCGGTATCGACTGCCTGTGGTATCGGTTCGGCTCAGGTTGGCCCTTTCTATTGCCCGGGCGATCGCAAGGTCTATATCGACCTTAGCTTTTTTGATGAACTTAGAAGCCGGCTCGGAGCCCCTGGAGATTTTGCGCAAGCCTACGTCATTGCGCACGAAATCGGCCATCATGTGCAGACCCTGATGGGTATTTCACAAAAAGTGCAACGGGCCAGACAATCGCTGAGCAAGGTCGAGGCGAATCGCATGTCGGTCAAACAGGAACTGCAGGCTGATTGTTTCGCGGGAATCTGGGCCCATGACGCCCGGCGTTCGCGACAAATCCTGGAATCGGGGGACATTGAGGAAGGACTCGCCGCGGCCAGTGCAATTGGTGACGATCGCCTGCAAAAGCAGGCGCGGGGTTATGTAACGCCCGATTCGTTTACCCATGGCAGCTCAAAGCAACGCGTGACCTGGTTCAGGAAGGGTCTGTCAGAAGGCACGCTGGCGGCATGCGATACGTTTGCCGCAGGTAAGCTATAGAAGTCAGTAAAATTTCGCTCGCGGCTAGAGCCCGTGGGTGCCCGAATAAGCGCTGCGTTCGGGTGATGTCCAACCCTGCAGCGACTCCGCAACCGGTTCATAAATTTCCACCTTGAGCGGGTAACAGGCTGTGCTGTCATCGGAATGACTGCTGCCGCAGTCGCCGCCGGGACAGGTGGACAACGCGCCAAGTAAATCGATCTCGGCAAAGAACTCGATAAAATCGCCCGGGCGCACCGGGCTTGCCTTCATGAAATACTGGTGCGTATCACGCGTGAACCCGGTGCACATGAAAACATTCATGACGTCATGCACATGCAACTCGGCTTCGCCAGGCGGCAGGTTTCTCTCAGCAACAAGCGCCCGCGTCAGGTTTGAGTGACAACAATGGTGGTAATCGACGCCCTTGAGCATGTAGTTGGTATAGGGGTCGCAACGTGTACCGATCACGTCATGCACCCCGCCACCGTCTTCATCCCAACCGTACCAGTCAAGCGTATCCCAGGTGATCGTCGCCATCGGGCGTAACCCTGGCAAGGTGCTCCACAGGCGATCGCCGGTACTGACGTGGGTAGCGTGCAGTTGCCGGGTTTTACCACTGAAGAAACGCTCGGAGAGATCATGGGCATTCCACAGATTGAGATCACCCACCTGCGGACCCTCGATACTGATGATGCGGAAAAAGGAACCGGCCGGTACCTCGAAGCATGCGCCATCTCGTGGTGGTACCGTGATCTCGGCAACCTTTTTAATCGTTGTACGCGCCTGTTGGTAAAGCACCAGGTTTGAATCGGGCAACTGGTCAACCTGGTAACAGACCAGGGGTTTTGCGGCACGACGCTCTGCCACATCTGTCGGGGGTTCATGGGGCGTAATTTGAGTCATTTTACTGCCTTGGGTAAATTCGAAGCAGTGTCCAGTTTACTGCAACCCGATTAGCCGGTCTCCCGCTAAAGGCCGGGTCAATCCTGCAACACACCATTTGTAACGCCGTTGGCCTGCGCAAGCGCGCACTGCGCCGGGGTCAGTTCCAGGCTTTCGGGACGCGTGCGTCCCTGCATCAGGTTGGCAACGCCCTCGACGTGCTCACCGTTGTTGGCAATGACGTGGTAAAGCTCGTGCGCAAGCGCGATCCCGGCGTCATCGACCCCGAGCATCAGCCACACACTCGGGGCCAGCCAGGGACGCATGCGCGTATTACCAGGACCGAAAGCCTCGCCATCAAATGCTGCCTGCATGCGGGTATCGCGCGCAAACACGACCGTAACGCGTTCACCGTCGACGGCTTCCAGCAGCGTGCGCGCGCTGCCGGTCGACAAATCACGCAGGTAGTCTTCTGCCTCGACAGCATAAATCGATACTTCGCCTGCAACGATGGCGCACTGCGCAAGGATTTCATATGCCTGCCGCACGGCCTGCCCTACCCGTTGTTGCACCCAGCGCGAATCGAGCACCACCACATCAAGCGCCAGGCCAAAGCCCGTCTCCGCCCGGGGCAGGTTGAGATCCGGGAGCGGTTGCTTAAGCACCGCTGCACCGGCGAGCGGGTCGGCGATATAACCGGTACTAACCCAATCGCGCGCACCCGGGCTGCTGTTGCCATAGCGGTTACGGAGTTCACGCTTGATATCGGTTGCATTCCATTGCGGGTGGGTCGCCTTGAGTCGGGCGGCCAGCGCGGTCACACGCGCTACGGCATAGCTCGACCCGGAGACGCGTGTCTCGCTACCGGAGTAGTCAAGTGCCGCCAGTCGTTCCGCCGGTACCAGGTAGTCGACCGAAATCCGGCCCCAGTTGGTGCGTTCAGCGGGCTGCACGAAATCATCCGCGGATGTCACCACGACCAGGTTATCCAGGTCGAGCGCGGCCGGGTAAACCGGGCGCTCGTCGATATCG
It includes:
- a CDS encoding zinc metallopeptidase: MRWRGRRQSSNIQDKRAMRAPRMARFGAGGGGLVRLLPLVFRVLGFKGTLIALAVLVGYAYFTGNLQQFLGGGGFEGSQTGAPDQPVTQSATEKELVEFVSTVLADTEDSWNGLFKQAGGNYQEPKLVLFRDAVSTACGIGSAQVGPFYCPGDRKVYIDLSFFDELRSRLGAPGDFAQAYVIAHEIGHHVQTLMGISQKVQRARQSLSKVEANRMSVKQELQADCFAGIWAHDARRSRQILESGDIEEGLAAASAIGDDRLQKQARGYVTPDSFTHGSSKQRVTWFRKGLSEGTLAACDTFAAGKL
- a CDS encoding DUF1989 domain-containing protein, which codes for MTQITPHEPPTDVAERRAAKPLVCYQVDQLPDSNLVLYQQARTTIKKVAEITVPPRDGACFEVPAGSFFRIISIEGPQVGDLNLWNAHDLSERFFSGKTRQLHATHVSTGDRLWSTLPGLRPMATITWDTLDWYGWDEDGGGVHDVIGTRCDPYTNYMLKGVDYHHCCHSNLTRALVAERNLPPGEAELHVHDVMNVFMCTGFTRDTHQYFMKASPVRPGDFIEFFAEIDLLGALSTCPGGDCGSSHSDDSTACYPLKVEIYEPVAESLQGWTSPERSAYSGTHGL
- a CDS encoding S8/S53 family peptidase; this encodes MKFHRIPVGLLLVFATVAASGWQSGNLLEFATATCQDWDGTAGPAPGFANGAVVESEIRFRETTVGTRYRFEVDDNARVELDVIVRAGQQRFVSSLFGEFGDPLVLLSLDADCDLQVARRINYNEHGQAINIDTLDVALEPRGEPDWLNPPLQLLERKPGKPLKHPGNATPVRVGMVDSGVNYRLPEINQRLARDADGQLVGYDFWDMDDLPYDAHPVNSGFFLQRHGTRTASLLLREAPAVELVPYRYPRPDMSRMQALVEHAVENQVFVLGMPLGSNRLADWGSFERAARDHPEMLFIVSAGNDGRDIDERPVYPAALDLDNLVVVTSADDFVQPAERTNWGRISVDYLVPAERLAALDYSGSETRVSGSSYAVARVTALAARLKATHPQWNATDIKRELRNRYGNSSPGARDWVSTGYIADPLAGAAVLKQPLPDLNLPRAETGFGLALDVVVLDSRWVQQRVGQAVRQAYEILAQCAIVAGEVSIYAVEAEDYLRDLSTGSARTLLEAVDGERVTVVFARDTRMQAAFDGEAFGPGNTRMRPWLAPSVWLMLGVDDAGIALAHELYHVIANNGEHVEGVANLMQGRTRPESLELTPAQCALAQANGVTNGVLQD